In one Flavobacteriales bacterium genomic region, the following are encoded:
- the pyrE gene encoding orotate phosphoribosyltransferase has protein sequence MASPLDPSLKVAEFLLQIKAVKLSPKKPFTWASGWKSPIYCDNRKTLSYPAVRTYIRQQFVHIINSEFGRPDMIAGVATGGIAHGALVAHDLGLPFLYVRSGAKEHGMKNQVEGDLTVGRSVVVVEDLVSTGQSSLNAVQALRDAGCEVKGMVAIFSYGFDAANKAFAEAKVNLHSLTNYSILLDQALRSDYITEKDLLPLNEWRKDPANWGVGSKV, from the coding sequence ATGGCTTCCCCGCTCGATCCTTCGCTGAAAGTCGCCGAATTCCTGCTCCAGATCAAGGCCGTCAAACTTAGCCCGAAGAAGCCCTTCACCTGGGCCAGCGGCTGGAAGAGCCCCATCTACTGCGACAACCGGAAGACGCTCTCCTACCCGGCGGTGCGCACCTACATCCGGCAGCAGTTCGTGCACATCATCAACAGCGAGTTCGGGCGTCCGGACATGATCGCCGGTGTGGCCACCGGCGGCATCGCGCATGGCGCGCTGGTGGCCCACGACCTGGGCCTTCCCTTCCTCTATGTGCGCAGCGGCGCCAAGGAGCACGGCATGAAGAACCAGGTGGAGGGCGACCTTACCGTGGGGCGCAGCGTGGTGGTGGTGGAGGACCTGGTGAGCACCGGGCAGAGCAGCCTCAACGCCGTTCAGGCCCTGCGCGACGCCGGCTGCGAGGTGAAGGGGATGGTGGCCATCTTCTCCTACGGCTTCGATGCGGCGAACAAGGCCTTCGCCGAAGCCAAGGTGAACCTGCACTCCCTCACGAACTACAGCATCCTGCTCGACCAGGCGCTGCGCAGCGACTACATCACCGAGAAGGACCTGCTGCCGCTGAACGAATGGAGGAAGGACCCTGCGAACTGGGGCGTGGGGAGCAAGGTGTAG